In Nostoc sp. UHCC 0926, a single genomic region encodes these proteins:
- a CDS encoding Npun_F0296 family exosortase-dependent surface protein produces MKSLLIKSAIASGVVLSLATVTRPVMAASFAVSIEDPGVQNAQLSNLVNAHIQNFDAQTQGYSATGFQWNDGTTNIGSYQKTLIVNADQYGGAGGTGKYFDVDTSRSGNGQTISTLNLTTPQSYFGLWWSAGDSNNVITFLSQGQVVQSMTTADVVSYIGKLPNKASYYGNPNSTFQNQDSGEPFAFINFYDVGGTFDQVQFTNVGGTGFESDNHTVATSYKSITGSVVTVAVPESSSVLGVLVIGLVGATSVLTRRVNKKSVLQLS; encoded by the coding sequence ATGAAAAGTCTTTTAATTAAGTCCGCGATCGCTTCTGGTGTTGTTTTGTCTTTAGCTACTGTTACCCGTCCTGTAATGGCTGCGTCTTTTGCGGTATCAATAGAAGACCCAGGCGTGCAAAATGCACAATTATCAAATCTTGTTAATGCTCATATACAAAATTTTGATGCACAAACACAAGGTTACAGTGCAACAGGCTTTCAATGGAATGATGGAACAACAAATATTGGTAGCTATCAAAAAACTCTGATCGTGAATGCAGATCAATATGGTGGTGCTGGTGGAACAGGCAAATATTTTGATGTAGATACCAGTAGATCAGGTAATGGTCAAACGATTTCTACCCTAAATTTGACAACCCCACAAAGTTACTTTGGACTTTGGTGGTCTGCGGGAGATAGTAATAACGTAATTACATTTCTTTCACAAGGTCAGGTTGTACAAAGTATGACCACCGCTGATGTCGTTAGTTATATCGGAAAGCTACCAAATAAAGCCAGCTACTACGGTAATCCTAATTCGACATTCCAAAATCAGGATTCTGGAGAACCCTTTGCGTTTATCAACTTCTACGATGTTGGCGGAACTTTTGATCAGGTTCAATTCACCAATGTTGGCGGAACTGGTTTTGAATCAGATAATCATACAGTCGCCACTAGCTACAAAAGTATCACTGGTAGCGTCGTTACAGTAGCAGTTCCTGAGTCTTCTTCTGTATTAGGAGTTCTTGTAATTGGTTTGGTGGGTGCTACTTCAGTTCTGACCCGTCGAGTCAATAAAAAGTCAGTTTTGCAATTGTCATAA
- a CDS encoding anhydro-N-acetylmuramic acid kinase, with protein MHPTEEVAVPTRVIGLISGTSVDGIDTALVEISGTELDIKIELLAGATYPYPVELRERILAVGAGVAISMAELAEIDDAIAQVFAQAAQNIQIGHQPATLIGSHGQTVYHRPPGGAGEQGMREILISDLAGAKQQLSANSTPLGYSLQLGRGALIANLTGITTVSNFRVADIAIGGHGAPLVPRVDAYLLSHPEEGRCIQNIGGIGNVAYIPPQHGDWLSKIRAWDTGPGNSLLDLGVEHLSAGAKTYDEDGNWAASGTPCHPLVEQWLNQDYFHLPPPKSTGRELFGVTYLHQCLKDAQAYQLNAADVLATLTELTAASIVQSYRTFLPEMPQRVLLCGGGSRNLYLKQRLQLLLTSIPVWTTDEVGLSADFKEAIAFAVLAYWRNLGIPGNLPTATGAPQEVLLGEIHKGQS; from the coding sequence ATGCATCCGACTGAAGAAGTTGCTGTCCCTACTCGCGTTATAGGTTTAATTAGTGGCACATCCGTAGATGGCATAGACACTGCGTTGGTAGAGATTTCCGGTACAGAATTAGATATCAAAATTGAGTTGCTAGCTGGGGCAACATATCCTTATCCAGTCGAACTCAGAGAAAGAATATTGGCAGTTGGTGCAGGCGTTGCCATCTCAATGGCAGAATTGGCAGAAATAGATGATGCGATCGCTCAAGTCTTTGCCCAAGCCGCCCAAAATATCCAAATTGGTCATCAGCCAGCCACTCTCATTGGCTCCCACGGTCAGACGGTTTATCATCGACCACCTGGGGGAGCAGGGGAGCAGGGGATGAGAGAAATCTTAATTTCTGACTTAGCAGGGGCTAAACAACAGCTATCCGCTAACAGCACTCCCTTGGGTTACAGCCTGCAACTAGGGCGCGGTGCATTAATTGCCAATCTTACAGGCATTACAACTGTGAGCAACTTCCGCGTTGCTGATATCGCTATTGGTGGTCATGGTGCGCCTCTCGTGCCCAGAGTAGATGCCTATTTGCTCAGTCATCCTGAAGAAGGGCGTTGTATTCAAAACATTGGTGGTATTGGTAATGTTGCTTATATTCCGCCTCAGCATGGCGACTGGCTCTCAAAAATTCGCGCTTGGGATACTGGTCCAGGAAATAGTCTGTTGGATCTGGGGGTGGAGCATTTAAGCGCTGGTGCTAAAACTTACGATGAAGATGGCAATTGGGCAGCAAGTGGTACTCCTTGTCATCCGTTGGTAGAACAATGGCTCAACCAAGACTATTTTCATCTGCCGCCACCCAAATCTACTGGTCGAGAGTTATTTGGTGTGACTTACCTACATCAGTGTTTAAAAGATGCCCAAGCATACCAACTCAATGCTGCCGACGTACTGGCAACTCTCACGGAACTTACAGCTGCTTCAATTGTTCAGAGTTACCGCACTTTTTTACCGGAAATGCCACAACGGGTACTATTATGTGGCGGTGGTAGTCGCAACCTCTATTTGAAACAAAGATTACAGTTATTGTTGACATCAATACCAGTCTGGACTACAGATGAAGTCGGTTTGAGTGCAGATTTTAAAGAAGCGATCGCCTTTGCGGTTTTAGCCTACTGGCGAAATTTGGGTATTCCTGGCAACCTACCTACTGCCACTGGGGCACCTCAAGAAGTGCTTTTGGGAGAAATTCACAAAGGTCAGTCCTGA